The following proteins are co-located in the Castanea sativa cultivar Marrone di Chiusa Pesio chromosome 8, ASM4071231v1 genome:
- the LOC142607759 gene encoding putative sugar phosphate/phosphate translocator At3g11320 translates to MKVSSRSFTLGLVTAWYSSNIGVLLLNKYLLSNYGFRYPIFLTLCHMLACSLFSYIAINWFKLAPLQTLRSRLQFLKISALSLIFCLSVVAGNVSLRYLPVSFTQAVGATTPFFTAVFACFMTSKRESWVTYLTLVPVVTGVIIATGGEPSFHLFGFIMCVGATAARALKSVLQGILLSSEAEKLNSMNLLMYMAPVAVIFLLVAALVMEEDVIGITIALARDDVKILWYLIFNSALAYFVNLTNFLVTKHTSALTLQVLGNAKGAVAVVISILIFRNPVSVVGMLGYILTVIGVVLYSEAKKRSR, encoded by the exons ATGAAGGTCTCAAGCAGATCCTTCACGCTGGGACTAGTAACAGCATGGTACTCCTCCAACATAGGCGTGCTATTACTGAACAAGTACTTGCTTAGCAATTACGGGTTCAGGTACCCAATCTTCCTCACTCTCTGCCACATGCTTGCTTGCTCTCTCTTCAGCTACATTGCCATCAACTGGTTCAAGCTTGCTCCATTGCAGACCTTGCGCTCTCGCCTCCAGTTCCTCAAGATTTCGGCTCTCAGCCTTATCTTTTGCTTGTCGGTGGTCGCCGGCAACGTGTCCTTACGCTATCTTCCAGTGTCGTTTACTCAGGCTGTTGGGGCCACCACGCCGTTTTTCACTGCGGTGTTTGCTTGTTTCATGACTtcgaagagagagagttgggttACCTATCTCACTCTTGTTCCTGTTGTCACTGGTGTTATCATTGCCACTGGG GGGGAACCAAGTTTTCATCTCTTTGGATTTATAATGTGTGTTGGTGCTACAGCAGCACGGGCGCTCAAGTCCGTGCTTCAAGGGATTTTGCTATCTTCTGAAGC GGAAAAGCTTAATTCTATGAACCTCCTTATGTACATGGCTCCAGTAGCTGTTATATTCCTTCTTGTTGCAGCACTTGTGATGGAAGAAGATGTGATTGGGATCACAATTGCACTTGCAAGAGATGATGTGAAGATATTGTGGTATCTGATCTTCAATTCTGCACTAGcatattttgtaaatttgaCCAATTTCTTGGTCACAAAGCACACCAGTGCATTGACTCTCCAG GTTTTAGGAAATGCCAAAGGAGCTGTTGCAGTGGTTATCTCAATTTTGATATTTAGGAATCCTGTATCAGTTGTTGGGATGCTCGGGTACATCCTCACAGTCATTGGGGTTGTCCTCTACAGTGAAGCCAAGAAGCGGAGTAGATGA
- the LOC142608299 gene encoding proliferating cell nuclear antigen: protein MLELRLVQGSLLKKVLESVKDLVNDANFDCSATGFSLQAMDSSHVALVALLLRSEGFEHYRCDRNLSMGMNLNNMSKMLKCAGNDDIITIKADDGSDTVTFMFESPTQDKIADFEMKLMDIDSEHLGIPEAEYHAIVRMPSAEFARICKDLSSIGDTVVISVTKEGVKFSTRGDIGTANIVCRQNTTVDKPEEATIVEMNEPVSLTFALRYMNSFTKATPLSNTVTISLSSELPVVVEYKIAEMGYIRFYLAPKIEEDEDETKPQA from the exons ATGTTGGAACTACGGCTAGTCCAGGGTTCGCTACTGAAGAAGGTTCTGGAGTCCGTAAAGGACCTTGTGAACGATGCAAACTTCGACTGCTCCGCCACTGGGTTCTCGCTCCAGGCCATGGATTCAAGCCACGTGGCGCTGGTGGCGTTGCTGCTTAGATCTGAGGGCTTTGAGCACTACCGCTGTGACCGTAACCTTTCCATGGGTATGAACCTTAACAACATGTCTAAGATGCTCAAGTGTGCTGGCAACGATGACATCATCACCATCAAGGCTGACGATGGCAGCGACACCGTCACTTTCATGTTTGAGAGCCCCA CCCAAGATAAAATTGCTGATTTTGAGATGAAACTGATGGACATCGATAGCGAGCACCTTGGGATTCCAGAGGCAGAATACCATGCTATTGTTAGGATGCCTTCAGCTGAGTTTGCTAGGATTTGCAAGGATCTCAGCAGCATTGGTGACACTG TTGTAATTTCTGTGACTAAGGAAGGTGTGAAGTTCTCCACAAGAGGTGATATTGGAACTGCAAATATTGTTTGCAGGCAGAATACCACAGTAGATAAG CCAGAAGAGGCAACAATTGTGGAGATGAATGAGCCAGTGTCATTGACATTTGCACTGAGGTACATGAACTCCTTTACAAAGGCAACCCCATTGTCAAACACGGTTACAATTAGCTTGTCTTCAGAGCTCCCTGTGGTGGTTGAATACAAGATTGCAGAGATGGGTTATATTAGATTTTACTTGGCTCCTAAGATAGAAGAGGATGAAGATGAGACAAAGCCTCAAGCTTAG
- the LOC142607422 gene encoding mitochondrial uncoupling protein 2 isoform X2 has protein sequence MADLKLVTEISFAEIFLCSAFAACFAEFCTLPLDTAKVRLQLQKKSAAAGVDGVGFPKYRGLLGTMATIAREEGLSALWKGLIPGLQRQCLYGGLRIGLYGPVKRYLVGSEFTGEIPLYHKILAAFLTGAIAIIVANPTDLVKVRLQAEGKLPAGVPRRYSGAWDAYFTIVKQEGLGALWTGLGPNVARNAIVNAAELASYDQVKQMILNIPGFMDNILTHLLAGLGAGFFAVCIGSPVDVALTRLC, from the exons ATGGCAGATCTCAAGCTTGTGACCGAGATTTCTTTCGCTGAAATATTCCTGTGCAGCGCTTTCGCGGCTTGTTTTGCCGAG TTCTGTACTCTTCCTTTGGACACTGCTAAAGTCAGGCTTCAGCTTCAAAAGAAATCAGCAGCAGCTGGGGTGGATGGAGTGGGTTTTCCCAAATATAGAGGCTTGTTGGGTACTATGGCCACCATTGCCAGGGAAGAAGGTTTGTCGGCACTTTGGAAAGGCCTTATTCCAGGATTACAACGCCAGTGTCTTTATGGAGGCTTACGGATTGGCTTATATGGTCCT GTCAAAAGATATCTAGTTGGCAGTGAATTTACTGGAGAAATTCCTTTATACCACAAAATACTTGCTGCTTTTTTAACAG GTGCTATAGCAATTATTGTGGCTAATCCAACTGATCTTGTCAAAGTTCGACTTCAAGCTGAAGGAAAATTGCCGGCTGGCGTGCCTAGGCGTTATTCTGGAGCTTGGGATGCTTATTTCACCATAGTGAAGCAG GAAGGTTTAGGGGCGCTTTGGACTGGCCTTGGCCCCAATGTAGCAAGAAATGCTATAGTAAATGCTGCTGAACTAGCCAGTTATGACCAAGTGAAACAG ATGATTTTGAACATTCCAGGGTTCATGGACAATATCTTAACTCATCTGCTAGCTGGTCTAGGTGCAGGTTTCTTTGCTGTCTGTATTGGTTCTCCTGTTGATGTG GCTTTAACGCGGCTGTGCTAG
- the LOC142607422 gene encoding mitochondrial uncoupling protein 2 isoform X1: MADLKLVTEISFAEIFLCSAFAACFAEFCTLPLDTAKVRLQLQKKSAAAGVDGVGFPKYRGLLGTMATIAREEGLSALWKGLIPGLQRQCLYGGLRIGLYGPVKRYLVGSEFTGEIPLYHKILAAFLTGAIAIIVANPTDLVKVRLQAEGKLPAGVPRRYSGAWDAYFTIVKQEGLGALWTGLGPNVARNAIVNAAELASYDQVKQMILNIPGFMDNILTHLLAGLGAGFFAVCIGSPVDVVKSRMMGDSTYKNTLDCFIKTLKSEGFLAFYKGFFPNFGRLGSWNAIMFLTFEQAKRIF; encoded by the exons ATGGCAGATCTCAAGCTTGTGACCGAGATTTCTTTCGCTGAAATATTCCTGTGCAGCGCTTTCGCGGCTTGTTTTGCCGAG TTCTGTACTCTTCCTTTGGACACTGCTAAAGTCAGGCTTCAGCTTCAAAAGAAATCAGCAGCAGCTGGGGTGGATGGAGTGGGTTTTCCCAAATATAGAGGCTTGTTGGGTACTATGGCCACCATTGCCAGGGAAGAAGGTTTGTCGGCACTTTGGAAAGGCCTTATTCCAGGATTACAACGCCAGTGTCTTTATGGAGGCTTACGGATTGGCTTATATGGTCCT GTCAAAAGATATCTAGTTGGCAGTGAATTTACTGGAGAAATTCCTTTATACCACAAAATACTTGCTGCTTTTTTAACAG GTGCTATAGCAATTATTGTGGCTAATCCAACTGATCTTGTCAAAGTTCGACTTCAAGCTGAAGGAAAATTGCCGGCTGGCGTGCCTAGGCGTTATTCTGGAGCTTGGGATGCTTATTTCACCATAGTGAAGCAG GAAGGTTTAGGGGCGCTTTGGACTGGCCTTGGCCCCAATGTAGCAAGAAATGCTATAGTAAATGCTGCTGAACTAGCCAGTTATGACCAAGTGAAACAG ATGATTTTGAACATTCCAGGGTTCATGGACAATATCTTAACTCATCTGCTAGCTGGTCTAGGTGCAGGTTTCTTTGCTGTCTGTATTGGTTCTCCTGTTGATGTG GTGAAATCTAGAATGATGGGAGATTCAACTTACAAAAATACGCTTGATTGCTTCATCAAAACTTTGAAGAGTGAG GGATTTCTTGCCTTTTATAAAGGGTTCTTCCCTAATTTTGGCCGGTTGGGTTCTTGGAATGCTATTATGTTTCTAACTTTTGAGCAA GCCAAGAGAATTTTCTGA
- the LOC142607421 gene encoding protein GRAVITROPIC IN THE LIGHT 1 — MASKASNFSDLIQRVAASCLLHPLAATRHENRAGDEEDESESESEAEAEAEFKSKEEEEAEEKEEKEKYKEWWEGTKEEARIEKMMEMERVMKEVFEAVSSMKRAYSTLQQAHCPWDPERIRVADVAVVGELKRLGVLRERFRRSSYNGGSSRGGRSGGVVGVREVVAPYEAAVEELKREVKVREVEVENLKEKLRNVATLSTTVTKGKKGRSHSHSLSKKKLSCTLQPQVAVAPTSELFETTMSQVREASKSFTSLLLSHMRSAHWDIAAAVRSIEAATTATATDSITFTNNTPSVIASHHAKYALESYISRKIFQGFDHETFYMDGSLSSLLNPDQFRRDCFTQYRDMKAMDPSELLGILPTCHFGKFCSKKYLSIVHPKMEESLFGDLEQQRQVLAGNHPRSQFYVEFLLLAKAVWLLHLLAFSLDPAPSQFEASRGAEFHPQYMESVIKFSNGRVPAGQIVGFPVSPGFKLGNGSVIKARVYLV; from the exons ATGGCGAGCAAGGCGTCAAATTTCTCGGATCTGATCCAAAGAGTCGCCGCCTCTTGCTTACTTCATCCACTAGCCGCTACCCGCCACGAGAATCGAGCTGGAGACGAGGAAGACGAGTCGGAGTCCGAGTCAGAGGCAGAGGCAGAGgcagagttcaagtccaaggaagaagaagaagcagaagaaaaagaagaaaaggaaaagtacAAGGAATGGTGGGAAGGGACGAAGGAAGAGGCGAGGATAGAGAAAATGATGGAGATGGAGAGAGTGATGAAGGAAGTGTTCGAGGCAGTGTCGTCGATGAAGAGAGCTTACTCGACCCTACAACAAGCGCATTGCCCGTGGGACCCGGAGAGGATAAGGGTGGCTGACGTGGCAGTGGTGGGTGAGCTGAAGAGGCTAGGTgtgttgagagagagatttagGAGGAGTAGCTACAATGGAGGAAGTAGTAGAGGAGGAAGAAGTGGAGGAGTAGTGGGGGTGAGAGAGGTGGTGGCGCCGTATGAGGCGGCGGTGGAGGAGCTGAAGAGGGAGGTGAAGGTGAGGGAAGTGGAGGTGGAGAATCTCAAGGAGAAGCTTAGGAATGTTGCTACACTCTCTACTACTGTTACCAAGGGAAAGAAGGGACggtctcactctcactctttgtcaaaaaagaagctttcttgcaCTCTTCAACCTCAAG TTGCAGTAGCCCCAACTTCTGAGCTCTTTGAAACTACAATGAGCCAGGTTAGAGAGGCATCCAAGTCCTTCACATCCCTCCTCCTCTCCCACATGCGCTCTGCCCACTGGGACATTGCTGCTGCTGTCCGTTCCATTGAAGCCGCCAccactgccactgccactgATAGTATCACCTTTACTAACAACACTCCATCTGTCATTGCTAGCCACCATGCCAAATATGCTCTTGAATCCTACATTTCCCGCAAAATCTTTCAAGGATTTGACCATGAGACCTTTTACATGGATGGCAGCCTCTCATCCCTCCTCAATCCAGACCAGTTTCGCCGTGACTGCTTCACCCAGTACCGCGATATGAAGGCAATGGACCCTTCTGAACTTCTTGGGATCTTGCCCACCTGTCACTTTGGCAAATTCTGCTCCAAGAAGTACCTTTCCATTGTTCATCCCAAAATGGAGGAGTCCTTGTTTGGAGACTTGGAACAGCAGCGCCAGGTATTGGCCGGGAACCATCCTAGGAGTCAGTTTTATGTTGAATTCTTGCTGCTTGCCAAGGCTGTGTGGCTGCTTCACTTGCTGGCATTCTCACTTGACCCAGCACCTAGTCAGTTCGAGGCAAGTCGGGGAGCTGAGTTTCATCCACAGTATATGGAGAGTGTTATTAAGTTTTCAAATGGGCGCGTGCCTGCAGGTCAAATTGTGGGTTTCCCAGTTAGTCCTGGATTCAAGCTTGGAAACGGTTCGGTTATTAAGGCTAGGGTTTATCTGGTCTAG